A DNA window from Rossellomorea marisflavi contains the following coding sequences:
- a CDS encoding GNAT family N-acetyltransferase, protein MEVIKKETGGNDVKTQLRPIEKEDLPALWNLLYRDPSPEWKKWDAPYFPHVNMSLDEYEASYVADPDRFLEHQRIIECDGVIIGTVSFYWEYEPTRWLEAGIGIYDPRYWNGGYGTDALAQWVEHLFATKDIGRVGITTWSGNERMMRTAEKIGMILEGRMRKCRYHEGVYYDSIRMGITREEWEDRK, encoded by the coding sequence ATGGAAGTCATCAAGAAAGAGACTGGAGGAAACGATGTGAAAACACAGCTTCGCCCGATTGAAAAAGAAGATCTACCCGCCTTATGGAACCTGTTATACCGCGACCCCTCCCCCGAGTGGAAAAAATGGGACGCTCCCTATTTCCCTCATGTCAACATGTCATTGGACGAGTACGAAGCTTCCTATGTTGCAGATCCGGACCGATTCCTCGAGCATCAGCGCATCATTGAATGTGACGGGGTCATCATCGGGACAGTGAGCTTTTACTGGGAATATGAACCGACAAGGTGGCTGGAGGCCGGAATCGGCATTTACGATCCGCGCTACTGGAACGGCGGGTATGGTACGGACGCACTCGCCCAGTGGGTGGAGCACCTTTTTGCCACCAAAGACATCGGCAGGGTGGGCATCACCACCTGGTCGGGTAATGAACGCATGATGCGTACCGCCGAGAAAATCGGCATGATCCTCGAGGGCAGGATGAGGAAATGCCGCTATCATGAAGGCGTGTATTACGACTCGATCCGAATGGGCATCACCAGGGAAGAATGGGAGGATCGGAAATGA
- a CDS encoding dicarboxylate/amino acid:cation symporter — MKRLGLLPRIILGIVLGIIVGMFAPHWFIKIFVTFNELFGNFLGFAIPLIIIGFIAPGIGSMGKGAGKLLGLTTALAYGSTILAGLVAFIAAKSLYPSLLVNQSSKSFENPEEALLKGFFTVEMPPVMGVMTALLIAFTLGVGMAAIKGDVLQKGLEEFKNIIEKLIEKIIIPLLPIHILGIFANMTQGGQVTSIISVFAKVFIMIIILHLFFLLVQYTAAGTLRKKNPFSMIKTMMPAYFTALGTQSSASTIPVTLERTKLNGTRGGIADFSIPLLATIHLSGSTITLVSCSMAVMFIQGQALEFTQIFPFILMLGITMIAAPGVPGGAVMASLGLLETMLGFSPTMTSLMIALYLAQDSFGTACNVTGDGAIASIADRLTGKKQPVS; from the coding sequence ATGAAAAGACTTGGATTGTTACCACGTATCATTCTGGGGATCGTACTAGGAATCATTGTCGGGATGTTCGCCCCTCATTGGTTCATCAAGATTTTCGTTACATTCAATGAACTATTCGGGAACTTTCTTGGATTTGCCATCCCGCTCATCATCATCGGATTCATCGCACCGGGAATCGGTTCCATGGGGAAAGGGGCGGGCAAACTCCTTGGCCTGACAACGGCCCTCGCATACGGTTCTACCATCCTGGCTGGCCTGGTGGCGTTCATTGCGGCGAAATCCCTGTACCCATCCCTGCTTGTCAATCAAAGCTCCAAATCGTTTGAAAACCCCGAAGAAGCGCTGCTCAAAGGATTCTTCACCGTGGAAATGCCGCCTGTCATGGGCGTGATGACCGCTCTCCTTATCGCCTTCACACTTGGAGTCGGAATGGCGGCCATCAAAGGGGATGTGCTTCAAAAAGGCTTGGAAGAGTTCAAGAACATTATCGAGAAGCTCATCGAAAAAATCATCATCCCGCTCCTCCCGATCCATATCCTCGGGATCTTTGCCAATATGACCCAGGGCGGTCAGGTGACATCGATTATCTCTGTTTTTGCCAAAGTCTTCATCATGATCATCATCCTGCATTTATTCTTTCTTCTGGTACAGTACACAGCAGCCGGAACCCTCCGGAAAAAGAATCCGTTTTCCATGATCAAGACGATGATGCCCGCCTATTTCACGGCCCTCGGCACCCAGTCTTCTGCCTCCACCATCCCTGTGACGCTTGAGAGGACGAAGCTGAACGGTACGCGGGGAGGAATCGCGGACTTCTCGATCCCTCTCCTTGCCACGATCCATCTCTCAGGGAGCACCATCACCCTTGTGAGTTGTTCCATGGCCGTGATGTTCATCCAGGGACAAGCACTGGAGTTCACACAGATCTTCCCGTTCATCCTCATGCTCGGGATTACGATGATCGCTGCACCCGGAGTGCCCGGCGGAGCCGTCATGGCTTCCCTCGGACTGCTCGAGACCATGCTCGGCTTCAGCCCGACCATGACATCCCTGATGATCGCCCTCTACCTGGCACAGGACAGCTTCGGTACAGCTTGTAACGTTACAGGCGACGGGGCGATTGCGTCCATCGCAGATCGTCTTACAGGTAAAAAACAACCCGTTTCATAG